DNA sequence from the Alosa sapidissima isolate fAloSap1 chromosome 13, fAloSap1.pri, whole genome shotgun sequence genome:
CTGCATCTAAACAAAGGGCTATTtatcacaaacacatgcattctCTTGGCTCACCTGAAGAGGGCGCTGTGAGTGCAGACACACCGTAGTAGGTGAAAGCTCCATTCTCAAACTTCAGGCCCTCTTTGCCAATTTCCACCTCAACCCGGCCCTTAACAACCATCAAACAGAGGACAAAACAGTGACTAATCAATACAAAAATGTTAAACCCAGCTTGGCAACTGATTTCCTTCCTTCCTGAAGTCCTCATATATTCATACCTATGCTCACAATGTTTGACTCTAGGCACTACAGAGCAAACAAATTATTAAAATGAATGATATTAGGACATCAGGATAGCATAATACTTGGGCTAACAGATATGAAACACAGTGAAAATACACAACCGTGTTAAATtgcttaaatgttattatatTGCTGTAAGTCTGTTTAGATAAACACGTATGCCAAATtaattaatgtaaatgtaaacatcaaCTGAATGTGACTTCACATTGTAATAGACGTGTATTTACTACGGTGTACATATCAGGTGAATTCTAGAGCCAGGTTCTCTGTATAGACCCTTTGAacgacataaacaaacatgagcTAACGGTAACTTCGGGACaaacaaaagtgaaaaaagtCGACTTTTTGTACAGCATTACgctaaatatttattttcatttcaaagtatctgctttggttttgaacatttcaaccggaaaCCCTCATGCTTTAGCTAACATCATATGGTCCTACAGAACTTTCCCCAAAAATTCTACCTTCATGTCCAGTACATGGCTTGCATTTTCAAAGCAGTGTTCTGTACACTGAGCCAACTCAAAACACTGTGGCTAATAGCCTGATAATTAGCCACTGGCTATGTTACAAATCAGTATGGTTGCCACGGAAACATTAATGAGGATGGCGCCAGTTggcaatggcccttgtaatgtaaCTGACATATGTACGTCACTTAGACAAAGGAAGGTTCTCCGCACTTCTGCCGTTTGGCGAAGGAGAgggacgccggtgcagctcagatgtcttcttaattttttatttacttaaagGTGCAAAACATCATCGACTGATCAATGACAGTCAATGATGTTTTGCACCTTTAATaaaaaattaagaagacatctgagctacACCGGcgtccctctccttctctttgaataaatataaacatagtTACACTGACTCGTGTTTACCTGCAGCAAGAGGATGAAGTAGTCCACAGGGTGGTTGCGGGTGTAGAGGTAGTGGTCAGGGCTCAGGCGGTTCGAGGGGTCGAAATGGACCTCCTGGTTAACGCTGGGGTGGCGCAGTAAGTGCAGCAGGACCTTCTCAGACATACGCAGCGGGCTGAAGTGCTCCACCTCTGCACACACCAGCGGTCTTTCAGTTAGCAGACTAGCAGTGCACATGCACAGggtgacaggcacacacacaggcaggcagctaGATACATTATTGTCCTTCTCTGAACAGTTTTGTAGAGACGGCACATCTCTCCCACTTTCACTCACGCAACCAGGGATCTTGCAATTTCGCACACAGGGATATAaaaggcaggcagacacacacacacacacacacacacaagacaaacaaacacacacacacacacacacctctggagAGGAATCGGTGTGTGGCGAGCAGCAGCTGTGGGGAGGTGCGGATCTTGGGCTCTCCTCCCTCTGGCGTCTTAAACAGGGAGAACTCCTCACTGAGGCTCCGTGGCTCCAGAGGGATCTCCAGAGGGGGCATCGGACGCTTCACCTTCAGCTCcactgggtgtgtgagtgtgtgtgtgtgtgtgtgtgtgtgtgtgtgtgtgcagtcgagagaaagagaaagacagagcgagagacaaagagagaaataaagtgtgtttgtatgaaagagaaagagtgagagagagacaaagaaagagtatgagtgtgagtcagaaaatgagaaaataggagaaagagtgtgtgtgtgtgtgtgtgtgtggagaaagagagtgtttgtgtgtgtgtgtgtgagagaaagagtgttgtgtgtgtgtgtggagaaagagtgtttgtgtgtatgtggagaaagagtgtttgtgtgtatgtgtaagagtgtttgtgtgtatgtgtaagagagagagagagagagagagagagagagagagtgtttgtgtgtgtgtgtgagagagagagagagagagagagagagagagagagagagtgagagtgagtgagattgtgtgtgtgtggcaagagAAAAAATCAACAGAGAATGAGAACCTTGTCTGACtggcaataaaaaaaatgtactaTGTGCTCCCTACCCAACCCTACCATGCATGTGTTACCataaaaacatttaaataaacatgatgtagcaaatgtgtgtgagtgaagacACAGAAGTTCCacaatgaaagaatgaaagataAACAACTTCCATGCCTCCCCTgcattttctcacacacatacagcttactgtagccaacacacacacacagcttactgTAGCCATCAGACTCGTCCAGGATCTCTGACTTGATGATCTCCTCAATAACGTCCTCCAGAGTGACCAGGCCCAGCACCTCATAAAAGGGGTCCCCCTCTCCTTCGTTGTTTACTTTCTGCACGATGGCCAAGTGAGAGTTTCCTGAGGGTGGAATGGCAACAGACATATTAAGCACACTGCTGCCTGTGCACAGTAACATTTCCCATCTGTAACAATATATTATTATTCAGTTATGCGTAACTTCAATCAAAGGTACCTTTCTTAAACTCCTCGAGCATGGCGTCCAGTTTAGTGTCATTGAAGACAAAATGCAGAGGGTGGTTGTAGAacttggtgatggtggtgatagGGGTACAGTCGTCGGGGTCAACCAAGGCCAAGTCCTTCACGTACAGGATCTCGATGATGTTGGATCGCTCTTCCTCGTACACCGGCACCCGTGTGTAGCCGCTCTGCATGATTTCCGACATGGTACCGAAGTCCAGCACGGTAGTAGAAGGAAGCATGAAGCATTCTTTGAGCGGAGTAAGGATGTCCTCCACAGTTTTGGTTCGAAGAGCCCCGCGACTGAACTCATCTTTGACAAATTCATTGTATGGGTCGTTCACGTTCGTCCTGATCATCTCCATGATCTTCTCCCGCAAGCCGTACACGCTGATGTCGCGTCGGAGGGCCAGGTCCAGCAGAAGCCCGAGGGGGCACGAGAGTGGACATGTCACGATCATGCAAACCTGCGCAAGCCACGTCAGGCCCGGTGCGAGCTGGAACCCGTAACTGGAGCATATCACGTGCGGCAGCACTTCTGCTAACAGGAAGATGAGAATAGCGCTAGTAAACACCGCGGGCGCGATTGACCCCAGGGCCCGGTAGAACAGCACGCCGATAACGGAATGGCCCACAGAAGAAATAAACAAGAGCGAGCACAGCAGGAAGTTCCCTCTCCTGCGGACAGGCTCGAGGCGTTTCGCGGTTCGTTTCTCCTTCTCAGAACCACAACTGTGCAGCACATAAAGCTCAAGTGGGTCGAGCCACAACAAACTGATGTTGAGACTCCTAAGTATCGCACAAGCAGCTAGAATAAGTACTATTATTATCGCCACTCCCCACGCTGGAATGTAGTCAGGAGGCAACTGGGGGTCGGTCAGGATACGCAACCTGTCGGGAGCAGCTGATGCCCATTTGTGGCCTTGCAAAACGCACAAGTGATGATAAATCAGACTGGCATCCCCTTCCGCGGATGCAGCGGGGATGCTCTTTTCCGCCTGGACCGTTAGCACCCCACTATACTCCTCGTCCAGCCCAAATTCCCCGGAAACCTTGAACGCAGACGAGTTCCGTCGCCTCTCTTGCTCACAAGGATCCACTGCGTCTCCGACGGCACCTGCTTCCCCTCGCGCAGCTCCTGCGAAAGCGACCCACGGCCAAGTCCCATTTAGGTAGGTGCCGAACAATCTGAGCTTGAAACTAGACCCGTAAGGCGCCGAAATGATCCTCTCGCGCATAAACACCTGACCCTGGGGATCTTCCAGTCGGAGCCCCAAAATCTGCGGGGCTTGATGGCTGGACGCGCCGAACCCGAACCCGCAGAGGAACAATATCGTCAACAAGAAACGTAAGCCTGCAGAGCCGACCACCATATTGGAATTGGGCAGCTCGGTTATGTGTCAGTCACGTGACACTGCTCAGCCTTGCAACCACCCACCTACTTTTGGTTAACAAACCAAACAAAAGTTCGCAGTAAACTGGCATGCCGTTATCGCCATGTTGGATCTAAAATGGCACGAACGCACCGGAAAGCACAGAGCATCTTTCGGCTACAAAGATGTTTTTGAGCCACAATGGTTTCAGATTCCGTGCAACCGGAACAACTCATCATCACGTACTGACCAATTGGATTGTGTTGTTGTCGAAAAGCCAATGAGAGAAGGTAAAGCCAAGCGACAAGCCTAAAGTTACCAGCAACGTCGACAGACAAACAACTCTGTTGATTGTCATCAATATTTAAAGGAATGACATTTAGGCCCACGAGTTGGTGCTGGTTAGTCTGTGAATGATCAGAAGTAGGAAACATTTCGCTACAAGTTACACATACAGCCAACTGCTAAATAAGTGATAAATTACGTAAGCATTGTAAGCTAGTCTGTAGGCCGCTGGATCGGTTTCCGAATTAA
Encoded proteins:
- the LOC121679896 gene encoding metal transporter CNNM3 isoform X3 — encoded protein: MVVGSAGLRFLLTILFLCGFGFGASSHQAPQILGLRLEDPQGQVFMRERIISAPYGSSFKLRLFGTYLNGTWPWVAFAGAARGEAGAVGDAVDPCEQERRRNSSAFKVSGEFGLDEEYSGVLTVQAEKSIPAASAEGDASLIYHHLCVLQGHKWASAAPDRLRILTDPQLPPDYIPAWGVAIIIVLILAACAILRSLNISLLWLDPLELYVLHSCGSEKEKRTAKRLEPVRRRGNFLLCSLLFISSVGHSVIGVLFYRALGSIAPAVFTSAILIFLLAEVLPHVICSSYGFQLAPGLTWLAQVCMIVTCPLSCPLGLLLDLALRRDISVYGLREKIMEMIRTNVNDPYNEFVKDEFSRGALRTKTVEDILTPLKECFMLPSTTVLDFGTMSEIMQSGYTRVPVYEEERSNIIEILYVKDLALVDPDDCTPITTITKFYNHPLHFVFNDTKLDAMLEEFKKGNSHLAIVQKVNNEGEGDPFYEVLGLVTLEDVIEEIIKSEILDESDGYMELKVKRPMPPLEIPLEPRSLSEEFSLFKTPEGGEPKIRTSPQLLLATHRFLSREVEHFSPLRMSEKVLLHLLRHPSVNQEVHFDPSNRLSPDHYLYTRNHPVDYFILLLQGRVEVEIGKEGLKFENGAFTYYGVSALTAPSSVPQSPVSTQRCSPRDPFELGEAASPSSYCPDYTVRALTDLQIIRVTRLQYLNALRASRIGQSPDPPEIKILPNSQTKLLNERNTTQDFPVHFSFFETIENFC
- the LOC121679896 gene encoding metal transporter CNNM3 isoform X1; protein product: MVVGSAGLRFLLTILFLCGFGFGASSHQAPQILGLRLEDPQGQVFMRERIISAPYGSSFKLRLFGTYLNGTWPWVAFAGAARGEAGAVGDAVDPCEQERRRNSSAFKVSGEFGLDEEYSGVLTVQAEKSIPAASAEGDASLIYHHLCVLQGHKWASAAPDRLRILTDPQLPPDYIPAWGVAIIIVLILAACAILRSLNISLLWLDPLELYVLHSCGSEKEKRTAKRLEPVRRRGNFLLCSLLFISSVGHSVIGVLFYRALGSIAPAVFTSAILIFLLAEVLPHVICSSYGFQLAPGLTWLAQVCMIVTCPLSCPLGLLLDLALRRDISVYGLREKIMEMIRTNVNDPYNEFVKDEFSRGALRTKTVEDILTPLKECFMLPSTTVLDFGTMSEIMQSGYTRVPVYEEERSNIIEILYVKDLALVDPDDCTPITTITKFYNHPLHFVFNDTKLDAMLEEFKKGNSHLAIVQKVNNEGEGDPFYEVLGLVTLEDVIEEIIKSEILDESDGYMELKVKRPMPPLEIPLEPRSLSEEFSLFKTPEGGEPKIRTSPQLLLATHRFLSREVEHFSPLRMSEKVLLHLLRHPSVNQEVHFDPSNRLSPDHYLYTRNHPVDYFILLLQGRVEVEIGKEGLKFENGAFTYYGVSALTAPSSVPQSPVSTQRCSPRDPFELGEAASPSSYCPDYTVRALTDLQIIRVTRLQYLNALRASRIGQSPDPPEIKILPNSQTKLLNERNTTQGACSGLFSHWYSIEDLPTLTCFQPQIGISLF
- the LOC121679896 gene encoding metal transporter CNNM3 isoform X2, with the protein product MVVGSAGLRFLLTILFLCGFGFGASSHQAPQILGLRLEDPQGQVFMRERIISAPYGSSFKLRLFGTYLNGTWPWVAFAGAARGEAGAVGDAVDPCEQERRRNSSAFKVSGEFGLDEEYSGVLTVQAEKSIPAASAEGDASLIYHHLCVLQGHKWASAAPDRLRILTDPQLPPDYIPAWGVAIIIVLILAACAILRSLNISLLWLDPLELYVLHSCGSEKEKRTAKRLEPVRRRGNFLLCSLLFISSVGHSVIGVLFYRALGSIAPAVFTSAILIFLLAEVLPHVICSSYGFQLAPGLTWLAQVCMIVTCPLSCPLGLLLDLALRRDISVYGLREKIMEMIRTNVNDPYNEFVKDEFSRGALRTKTVEDILTPLKECFMLPSTTVLDFGTMSEIMQSGYTRVPVYEEERSNIIEILYVKDLALVDPDDCTPITTITKFYNHPLHFVFNDTKLDAMLEEFKKGNSHLAIVQKVNNEGEGDPFYEVLGLVTLEDVIEEIIKSEILDESDGYMELKVKRPMPPLEIPLEPRSLSEEFSLFKTPEGGEPKIRTSPQLLLATHRFLSREVEHFSPLRMSEKVLLHLLRHPSVNQEVHFDPSNRLSPDHYLYTRNHPVDYFILLLQGRVEVEIGKEGLKFENGAFTYYGVSALTAPSSVPQSPVSTQRCSPRDPFELGEAASPSSYCPDYTVRALTDLQIIRVTRLQYLNALRASRIGQSPDPPEIKILPNSQTKLLNERNTTQGPSQTQEGASKDETQS